CAGCGAGGCGGAGATGAGGTTCACGATGCCATAGATTCCCAGCAACCATCTCACCACATCGTTGCCGATATAATCGGTGTCAATAAAGCAGATGTAGACCAGGGCTACGCCTATCATGACGCGCACGGCGATATCAATATTGTGTAGATTGCGCTTTATAACCATAACAAATTTTCTCCGTGGACCTCCTTGTGTAACGTATCGGTATCGGGTTGAAAAACACAGGCCCGCATACCG
The sequence above is drawn from the Gammaproteobacteria bacterium genome and encodes:
- a CDS encoding DUF2892 domain-containing protein — encoded protein: MVIKRNLHNIDIAVRVMIGVALVYICFIDTDYIGNDVVRWLLGIYGIVNLISASLRSCPIYALAGISTFRQ